From a single Parambassis ranga chromosome 2, fParRan2.1, whole genome shotgun sequence genomic region:
- the cavin2b gene encoding caveolae-associated protein 2b — protein sequence MVTTETHQSQDLLVPPQNQEQQDPQKQQEEDEASPLAGFDPEKIGQGPVNAITVLTLLDKLVNMLDTVQENQHKMEVHQVEMEGVVRGIQADMTKLSKSHSHTSNTVSKLLDKSRKLSVTMKEVRDKMERQGVQVKKLEANHAHLINRNNFKVLIFQEENEIPTSVFVKDPPPFPRDEILEEGEELAPGVDDGNRSQEGGLQTIDLSSDEDVGLEAELEEEEAWLHDLENMEKSRAEKLKRSSLKKVDSLKKAFSRQNIEKKMTKIGTKIVSAEQREKIKQKTSSLKVSPLTFSIRKPRSSSDSQPPEASALPAEVLTTEAEVQLSPLCSTEQEVPFTEVHAQLTPEELENKGEELKEEELKMEVKEEEDVKEEAPVVVEAEVSVVSEGVSEEYALSSTLPQEEKTEEGKAEEEKEEGS from the exons ATGGTTACCACTGAGACCCACCAGAGCCAAGACCTGCTGGTCCCCCCTCAGAACCAGGAGCAGCAGGACCCACAGAAGcaacaggaggaggacgaagcCTCCCCCCTGGCTGGATTTGACCCAGAGAAGATCGGTCAGGGTCCCGTCAACGCCATCACAGTCCTCACCCTGCTGGACAAACTGGTCAACATGCTGGACACCGTGCAAGAAAACCAGCACAAGATGGAG GTACACcaggtggagatggagggtGTGGTCAGAGGGATCCAGGCGGACATGACCAAACTGTCCAAGAGCCACAGTCACACCTCAAACACCGTCAGCAAGCTGCTGGACAAGAGTCGCAAGCTGTCCGTCACCATGAAAGAG GTGCGTGATAAGATGGAGCGACAGGGCGTCCAGGTGAAGAAGCTGGAGGCGAACCACGCACACCTGATCAACAGGAACAACTTCAAAGTGCTCATCTTCCAG GAGGAAAATGAGATCCCTACCAGTGTTTTTGTAAAAGATCCTCCTCCGTTCCCTCGTGATGAGATCTTGGAGGAAGGTGAGGAATTGGCACCAGGTGTTGATGATGGCAACCGCTCCCAAGAGGGAGGACTGCAGACCATCGACCTTTCGTCTGATGAGGATGTGGGcctggaggcagagctggaggaagaggaggcatgGCTTCACGATCTGGAGAACATGGAGAAGTCCAGAGCTGAGAAGCTGAAGCGGTCCAGCCTGAAGAAG GTTGACAGTCTGAAGAAGGCGTTCTCCAGACAGAACATAGAGAAGAAAATGACCAAGATCGGAACAAAGATCGTTTCTGCAGAACAACGAGAGAAGATCAAACAGAAAACCTCCAGTCTGAAGGTTTCACCTCTGACCTTCAGCATCAGGAAG CCTCGCAGCAGCTCCGACTCTCAGCCTCCGGAGGCCTCTGCTTTGCCTGCGGAGGTCCTCACCACTGAGGCTGAAGTCCAGCTCTCCCCGCTGTGCAGCACTGAACAGGAGGTTCCCTTCACTGAAGTCCATGCCCAGCTGActccagaggagctggagaacaaaggagaggagctgaaggaggaagagttgaagatggaggtgaaggaggaggaggacgtgaaGGAGGAGGCCCCTGTTGTAGTGGAGGCTGAGGTGTCGGTGGTCTCAGAGGGAGTCAGTGAGGAGTATGCACTGTCCTCCACCCTCCCTcaggaggagaaaacagaagagggcaaggcagaggaggagaaggaggagggatcCTAA
- the LOC114431761 gene encoding cyclin-dependent kinase 5 activator 2-like — protein sequence MGTALSLSPGSRKTAARGPEKVVELEAQKPPVAREEEEKDGEEKKKKRHPVLLHALSWKKRLVAARAKRKGGKKVKPAAEPGHVQPEQADGRHRATRAGHRHGPIPVPVPTVPEQCQKQRQGGPDLTVSPRRVVVQASTGELLRCLSNFLCRRCVKLKELSSNQIVLWFRNVDRALLVQGWQDQCFIGPSSLVFVYLLCRDLVDEDTSSEQELHATFLTCLYLAYSYLGNEISYPLKPFLVESSRDAFWERALESIDRLSADMLRINADPHFFTEVFQDLKKQGWVREEEKQEVKEGKEDRGDSRVEDLDR from the exons ATGGGAACAGCGCTATCTCTGTCTCCGGGCTCGCGGAAAACCGCCGCTCGTGGCCCGGAGAAGGTCGTGGAGCTCGAGGCGCAGAAGCCGCCTGTGGcccgtgaggaggaggagaaggacggagaggagaagaagaagaagcgacACCCGGTGCTGCTGCACGCGCTCAGCTGGAAGAAACGGCTCGTGGCCGCGCGTGCCAAGAGGAAGGGCGGGAAGAAGGTGAAGCCCGCGGCTGAGCCCGGGCACGTGCAGCCGGAGCAGGCGGACGGCCGCCACAGAGCCACGAGAGCCGGACACAGGCACGGACCCATCCCGGTACCCGTGCCCACCGTCCCAGAACAGTGCCAGAAGCAGAGGCAGGGCGGGCCGGATCTCACCGTGTCCCCGCGGCGGGTGGTGGTGCAG GCGTCCACAGGGGAGCTCCTTCGCTGTCTTTCAAACTTTCTCTGTCGTCGCTGTGTCAAACTGAAAGAGCTGTCGTCCAACCAGATCGTCCTCTGGTTCAGGAACGTGGATCGAGCGCTGCTGGTTCAGGGCTGGCAG GACCAGTGCTTCATCGGTCCGTCCAGTCTGGTCTTCGTATACCTGCTGTGTCGGGACCTGGTGGACGAGGACACGTCGTCAGAGCAGGAGCTTCACGCCACCTTTCTCACCTGTCTCTACCTGGCCTACTCCTACCTGGGCAACGAGATCTCCTACCCGCTGAAACCTTTCCTGGTGGAGTCCAGCCGAGATGCATTCTGGGAGAGAGCGCTGGAGTCCATTGACCGGCTGAGCGCTGACATGCTGCGGATCAATGCCGACCCGCACTTCTTCACCGAGGTGTTCCAGGACTTGAAGAAGCAGGGCtgggtgagggaggaggagaagcaggaagtgaaggagGGGAAAGAGGACCGCGGGGACAGCAGAGTGGAGGATCTGGATCGTTAA
- the vps16 gene encoding vacuolar protein sorting-associated protein 16 homolog, whose translation MAFITANWNPLGEAFYRKTELYEMCWNIRDGLRDSLVAAAPYGGPIALLREPHRRSPSSRPQLEIYSASGVSIASFPWKSGPVVQLGWTVSDELLCVQEDGSVLIYDLFGSFKRHFSMGQEVVQSQVLEAKVFHSPYGTGVAIVTGSSRFTLATNIDDLKLRRLPEVPGLQGKPSCWVVLTQDRQTKVLLSNGPELYILDNTSCTAVCPPGLSPQAGSIVQMSVSFSYKYLALFTDTGHLWTGLSHLQEKLSEVDTKKTVTPKQVVWCRRPRSQQPSVVLMWDRLLMVAGVCNDTIQFPIEDPCVLVGELDGVRIISSANQELLQEVPLVCQDIFKIASMAPGALLLEAHREYEKSSQKADEYLREIKEQSMLGEAVRQCVEAAGHEYDPSTQKSLMRAASFGKCFLTDFSPDHFVLTCRELRVLNAVRESSVGLPLTHTQFKQMTLQVLTDRLVYRQFYPLAIEICRYLKIPDYQGVSRVLKHWASCKVQQKDLSDEAIARAVCVKVGDSPGVSYSDIAAKAYECGRTELAIKLLDFEARSGEQVPLLLKMKRSQLALSKAVESGDTDLVYTVVSYLKNEMNRGDFFMTLRNQPVALSLYRQFCKLQEHETLKDLYNQDDDHQELANYYVTASYREKRLEGRLSLLQSAVDEYNKAKNEFAAKATEEEMRLLRFQRKLDDEKGAGLLGLSLQATMEALLALGLHKQAEQLYRDFRVPDKRYWWLKLKSLAEKEEWDELEKFSKSKKSPIGYLAFVEVCMKCNNKYEAKKYVSKVTPEQRVKAHLAVGDLEGAADAAIERRNESEMAAVLSRCSASDRPLIDRLNRAAAAKK comes from the exons ATGGCGTTCATCACGGCCAACTGGAACCCGCTGGGAGAAGCGTTCTATCG TAAGACGGAGCTGTACGAGATGTGCTGGAACATACGAGACGGACTCAGAGACAGTCTGGTGGCTGCAGCGCCGTACGGAGGCCCGATag CTCTCCTCAGGGAACCCCACAGACGCTCTCCCAGCTCTCGGCCCCAGTTGGAGATTTATTCCGCCTCTGGTGTGTCCATCGCGAGCTTCCCG TGGAAGAGTGGTCCCGTGGTCCAGCTGGGTTGGACAGTCAGCGATGAGTTGTTGTGTGTCCAAGAGGACGGATCGGTTCTGATCTACGATCTGTTTGGATCCTTCAAGAGACACTTTAGCATGGGACAG GAGGTTGTCCAGAGTCAGGTGTTGGAGGCGAAGGTATTCCACTCTCCCTATGGAACAGGTGTCGCCATAGTAACTGGCTCCTCCCGCTTCACATTGGCAACCAACATTGATGACCTGAAGCTCCGCAGGTTACCTGAAGTCCCAG gtctgcaggggAAGCCGTCCTGCTGGGTTGTCCTCACTCAGGACAGGCAAACTAAAGTCCTGTTGTCCAACGGCCCTGAGCTCTACATCCTGGACAACACGTCCTGCACTGCAGTG TGTCCTCCAGGTCTCAGCCCTCAAGCTGGAAGCATCGTCCAGATGTCTGTGTCCTTTAGCTATAAATATCTGGCTCTCTTCACTGACACTGGACACCTGTGGACAGGCTTGTCCCACCTCCAG GAGAAGCTCAGTGAAGTAGACACCAAAAAGACTGTGACGCCCAAACAGGTGGTCTG GTGTCGCAGACCAAGGAGTCAGCAGCCGTCTGTGGTGCTGATGTGGGACAGACTGCTGATGGTAGCTGGAGTGTGCAATGACACCATCCA GTTCCCCATCGAGGATCCCTGTGTTTTGGTTGGAGAACTGGACGGAGTTCGGATCATCAGCTCGGCCAATCAGGAGCTGTTACAAGAGGTTCCTCTGGTCTGTCAGGACATCTTCAAGATCGCCTCTATGGCTCCCGGAGCTCTGCTCTTGGAGGCACACCGGGAGTACGAG AAATCGAGTCAGAAGGCTGATGAGTACCTGAGGGAGATCAAGgagcaaagcatgctgggagaaGCAGTCAGACAGTGTGTGGAGGCAGCAGGTCACGAATATGACCCCAGCACCCAGAAATCCCTGATGAGA GCGGCGTCCTTTGGGAAGTGTTTCCTCACAGACTTCAGTCCAGATCACTTTGTGTTGACCTGCAGAGAGCTGCGGGTCCTGAACGCCGTCAGAGAGAGCAGTGTGGGgctcccactcacacacaccca ATTCAAACAGATGACTTTACAGGTGCTGACTGACAG GTTGGTATATCGACAGTTTTACCCACTGGCGATTGAAATCTGTCGTTACCTGAAGATTCCTGATTATCAGGGTGTGAGCCGGGTCCTGAAGCACTGGGCGTCCTGCAAG gtgCAGCAGAAGGACCTATCGGACGAAGCCATCGCtcgagcagtgtgtgtgaaggtgggGGACTCTCCTGGGGTCTCTTACTCGGACATCGCAGCTAAAGCTTATGAATGTGGACGCACCGAGCTTGCCATAAAG CTGTTGGACTTCGAGGCTCGGTCCGGAGAGCAggttcctctgctgctgaagaTGAAAAGGAGTCAGCTGGCCCTTAGCAAAGCTGTGGAGAGTGGAGACACTGACCTGG tgtacACAGTGGTGAGTTACCTAAAGAATGAGATGAACAGAGGAGACTTCTTCATGACTCTTAGGAACCAGCCAGTTGCTCTCAGCCTCTACAGACAG TTCTGTAAGCTGCAGGAGCATGAAACTCTGAAGGATCTGTACAATCAGGATGACGATCACCAGGAACTGGCCAACTACTACGTCACTGCGAGTTACAGAGAAAAG AGGTTGGAGGGGcgcctctctctcctgcagagtGCAGTAGATGAATACAACAAAGCCAAGAACGAGTTTGCTGCAAAG gccacagaggaagagatgCGTCTCCTCCGCTTTCAACGTAAGCTGGATGATGAAAAGGGGGCAGGGCTCCTGGGACTGTCTCTGCAG GCGACCATGGAGGCTCTGCTGGCATTAGGACTCCACAAACAAGCAGAACAACTCTACAGAGACTTCAGAGTACCTGACAAAAG GTATTGGTGGCTGAAGCTGAAGTCTctggcagagaaggaggagtggGACGAGTTGGAGAAGTTCTCCAAAAGCAAGAAGTCTCCAATCGGTTACCTG GCATTTGTTGAAGTTTGCATGAAGTGTAACAACAAATATGAAGCTAAGAAGTATGTTTCCAAGGTGACACCCGAGCAGAGGGTCAAAGCTCATCTGGCTGTTGG agacctGGAGGGGGCGGCGGACGCAGCGATCGAGCGCAGGAACGAATCGGAGATGGCAGCAGTGCTCTCAAGATGCTCTGCCTCTGACCGCCCACTGATTGACAGGTTGAACCGAGCCGCCGCGGCCAAAAAGTGA
- the fmnl2b gene encoding formin-like protein 2, with protein MGNAESMESQLAVIRSRAAPVRLPMPDPAELEERFSIALNSMNLPPDKVRLLRSYDNDKKWELICDQERFQVKNPPHTYIQKLRGFLDPAVTRKKFRRRVQESTQTLRELEISLRTNHIGWVREFLNEENRGLDVLVEYLSFAQYAVTFDGEQSDAGGDASSIDSPWSRSIEDLHGDCSLPSPSSSVPRAARHSISSTLVTRSNTLPSRRTLKNSRLVCKKDDVHVCVMCLRAIMNYQYGFNMVMSHPHAVNEIALSLNNRNPRTKALVLELLAAVCLVRGGHEIILSAFDNFKTVCSESMRFEKLMEHFKNEDDNIDFLVACMQFINIVVHSVEDMNFRVHLQYDFTKLNLDEHLERLKHTESDRLQVQIQAYLDNVFDVGTLLEDAETKTAALERVEELEESLSTMSERLLDVENEAMLKIVELEKQLMQANKELDQLREVYASANSQVHTLRRIVREKDQTIRRQSRLERQAQEAQQAGGPGAPQPQRGEGDGGVGDSASPSPPPCPNLSPSPETIAYHSTGNASGLSVPPPPPPPPPMPGTVEVSNGPYPAPPPPAPPPPPPPPPPPCRTSELSSIPMPPPPPPVAPPLPGSGGSPTVIFNSGLAEGPLKLFSVKIKKPIQTKFRMPVLNWVALKPSQINGTVFNDIDDESILQNLDMEDFEELFKTKAQGPAVDLTLSRQKLPQKAQSKVSLLEANRAKNLAITLRKAGQGSEVICRAIQTFDLRTVRVDFVECLMRFLPTEAEVKLLRQYERDRKPLEALSDEDRFMMQFSRIERLSQRMTIMNFMGNFTDNVQMLTPQLHAIIAASVSIKSSQKLKKILEIILALGNYMNSSKRGAVYGFKLQSLDLLLETKSTDRKQTLLHYIGNVLREKYPAVSLFYNELHYVDKAAAVSLENVLCDVRELQRGMELTWREFSVSHNATLKDFISRNESRLSKLQEDARIAQDAFEDVVKFFGESSKTMQPSVFFPIFVRFIKAYRLAEEENEQRRRQEQMLLEKLEQEEQQQEEEETKSPSHRGKRQQQELITELRRRQGKDSRHVYEGKDGAIEDIITALKTVPFTARSAKRSSRFFCDPAHSEEHY; from the exons atgggtaACGCAGAGAGTATGGAGAGCCAGCTGGCTGTGATTCGGTCCCGAGCCGCCCCGGTTCGCCTACCGATGCCCGACCCAGCTGAACTGGAGGAGAGGTTCTCCATCGCACTG aaTTCGATGAATCTACCACCTGACAAGGTGCGCCTGCTGCGTTCCTATGACAATGACAAGAAGTGGGAGTTGATCTGTGATCAG GAGAGGTTCCAGGTGAAGAACCCACCACATACCTACATCCAGAAGCTCAGAGGGTTCCTCGACCCGGCTGTCACTCGCAAG AAGTTCAGGCGCAGAGTTCAGGAgtccacacagacactcagagagCTTGAGATTTCTCTTCGCACAAACCACATTGG GTGGGTCAGAGAGTTTCTGAACGAGGAGAATCGGGGTCTGGATGTTCTGGTTGAGTATTTGTCATTCGCTCAGTACGCAGTCAC gttCGATGGCGAGCAGTCTGATGCCGGAGGGGACGCGTCCTCCATCGACTCTCCATGGAGTCGGTCCATAGAGGATCTCCATGGTGATTGTAGTCTACCTTCCCCCTCCTCGTCGGTACCACGAGCAGCGCGGCACTCCATCAG CTCGACCCTGGTGACCCGCTCCAACACGCTGCCGAGCCGCCGCACGCTGAAAAACTCTCGACTCGTCTGCAAGAAAGACGACGTTCACGTTTGTGTCATGTGTCTGCGTGCCATCATGAACTACCAG TATGGTTTCAACATGGTGATGTCTCACCCTCACGCTGTTAACGAGATCGCCCTCAGCCTCAACAACAGGAACCCCAG GACGAAGGCTCTTGTCCTGGAGCTGctggcagctgtgtgtttggtcagaggaggacatgagataATCCTGTCAGCCTTTGACAACTTTAAAACG GTGTGTTCAGAGTCCATGCGTTTTGAGAAGTTGATGGAACATTTTAAGAATGAGGACGACAACATCGACTTCCTG GTGGCCTGCATGCAGTTCATCAACATTGTGGTTCACTCAGTGGAGGACATGAACTTTAGAGTCCACCTGCAGTACGACTTCACCAAACTCAACCTGGATGAGCACCTGGAG CGGCTGAAGCACACAGAGAGCGACAGGCTGCAGGTTCAGATTCAGGCATACCTGGACAACGTGTTTGATGTCGGGACACTGCTGGAGGATGCTGAGACCAAAACTGCTGCTCTGGAGAGAGTCGAGGAACTGGAGGAGAGCCTGAGCACG atgTCGGAGCGTTTGCTAGATGTGGAGAATGAAGCAATGCTGAAGATCGTTGAACTGGAGAAACAACTGATGCAAGCCAACAAAGAGCTGGACCAGCTTCGG gAGGTGTATGCGAGTGCCAACTCCCAGGTACACACTCTGCGGCGGATAGTCCGTGAGAAGGACCAGACGATCCGGCGCCAAAGTCGTCTGGAGCGTCAGGCGCAGGAGGCACAGCAGGCCGGAGGACCTGGAGCACCTCAAcctcagagaggagagggggacgGCGGGGTGGGTGACTCCGcctccccctcacccccaccctGCCCCAACCTGTCCCCCAG CCCTGAGACCATCGCCTATCACAGCACGGGCAATGCTTCAGGCCTGTCAGtcccaccccctccacctcctcctccgccaATGCCAGGCACAG TTGAAGTGTCCAATGGTCCGTACCCTgcacctcctccccctgctcctcctccaccccctccaccgCCTCCACCACCCTGTCGGACAAGTGAGCTCTCCTCCATCCCCATGCCACCGCCTCCTCCCCCGGTGGCTCCCCCTCTCCCAGGTTCAGGGGGATCACCTACAGTCATCTTTAACTCTGGACTTGCAG agGGTCCTCTCAAGTTATTCT CGGTGAAGATTAAAAAGCCAATCCAGACCAAGTTCCGGATGCCTGTGCTAAACTGGGTCGCTCTGAAGCCGAGCCAAATTAACGGAACTGTGTTCAATGACATTGACGATGAGTCTATCCTTCAG AACCTGGACATGGAGGATTTTGAGGAACTCTTCAAGACAAAGGCTCAGGGTCCTGCGGTGGATCTGACCCTGTCCCGGCAGAAACTCCCACAGAAAGCACAATCCAAAGTTTCCCTGCTAGAGGCCAACCGAGCCAAAAACCTGGCCATCACCTTAAGGAAGGCCGGCCAGGGGTCGGAGGTCATCTGCCGTGCCATCCAAAC GTTTGACCTCCGCACGGTCCGGGTTGATTTTGTGGAGTGTCTGATGCGTTTCCTGCCAACAGAGGCAGAGGTGAAGCTGCTACGGCAATACGAGAGGGACAGAAAGCCTCTGGAGGCGCTGAGCGACGAAGACCGGTTCATGATGCAGTTCAGTCGCATTGAAAGACTCAGCCAGCGCATGACCATCATGAATTTCATGGGCAACTTCACCGACAATGTCCAGATGCTAACACCg CAACTCCATGCCATTATCGCTGCTTCTGTTTCTATAAAATCATCTCAGAAGCTCAAAAAGATCCTGGAG ATCATCCTGGCTCTGGGGAACTACATGAACAGCAGTAAGAGAGGAGCTGTGTATGGATTCAAACTGCAGAGTTTAGAcctg ctcctgGAGACCAAGTCgactgacagaaaacagacgCTGCTTCATTATATCGGCAACGTGTTGAGAGAGAAATACCCCGCAGTGTCTCTGTTCTACAACGAGCTTCACTACGTGGACAAGGCTGCCGCAG TGAGTCTGGAGAACgtgctgtgtgatgtgagggAGCTGCAGCGCGGCATGGAGCTCACCTGGAGGGAGTTCAGCGTCTCGCACAACGCCACGCTGAAAGACTTCATCAGCAGGAACGAATCACGGCTCAGCAAGCTGCAGGAGGATGCACGCATCGCTCAG GATGCCTTTGAGGACGTGGTGAAGTTCTTTGGAGAGAGTTCGAAGACAATGCAGCCATCTGTCTTCTTCCCCATCTTCGTCCGTTTCATCAAGGCCTACAGG ctggcaGAAGAGGAGAACGAGCAGAGGCGGCGTCAGGAGCAGATGCTCTTGGAGAAActagagcaggaggagcagcagcaggaggaggaggagaccaaG TCTCCGTCCCACAGAGGTaagcggcagcagcaggaactgaTCACTGAGCTCAGGAGACGACAGGGAAAAGACAGCCGCCATGTTTATGAAGGGAAGGACGGTGCTATTGAGGACATCATCACAG ctttGAAGACTGTCCCCTTCACAGCACGATCGGCTAAACGCAGCTCTCGCTTCTTCTGTGACCCCGCCCACTCTGAGGAGCACTACTGA
- the rgn gene encoding regucalcin, with the protein MMSAVKVECVVKASALIGEGPVWEESEQTLLFVDIAGRKIHRWSPTTHQIRSVDTGDMVGFAVPRSSGGYVAGVGRSIVAVDWSTQMMTSLAEVDEDKPNNRLNDGKVDPVGRLVAGTMGKEEQPAQVQRKQGSLFSVTSDLTVTKHLSQVDISNGLDWSLDQRTLYYIDSLSLTVDAFDYDLHTGHLGNRRVVYRMEEGEGLPDGMTVDAEGRLWVACYNGGRVINVDPATGVRLQTVSLPVTKTTSCCFGGPDYSDLFVTSASLGLDQSESQRQPLAGATFRVRGLGVKGRPSNSFSG; encoded by the exons ATGATGTCAGCGGTGAAGGTGGAGTGTGTGGTGAAGGCCAGCGCTCTGATTGGTGAAGGGCCAGTGTGGGAGGAGTCAGAGCAGACGCTCCTGTTCGTGGACATTGCTGGACGCAAAATCCACCGCTGGAGTCCAACAACACATCAGATCCGGTCTGTGGACACAG GTGACATGGTGGGCTTTGCGGTTCCACGGAGCTCGGGCGGTTACGTCGCAGGTGTTGGTCGCAGCATTGTGGCTGTTGATTGGTCGACAcagatgatgacatcactggCAGAGGTCGATGAAGATAAGCCGAACAATCGACTGAATGACGGGAAAGTCGATCCGGTTGGCCGTCTGGTGGCAG GTACGATGGGAAAGGAGGAGCAACCTGCGCAGGTTCAGAGGAAACAAGGGTCCCTGTTCTCAGTGACATCTGACCTCACTGTGACTAAACACCTGAGCCAG GTGGACATCTCTAACGGGCTGGACTGGTCTTTGGATCAGAGGACGCTTTACTACATCGATAGTTTGTCTTTGACTGTTGACGCGTTCGACTACGACCTGCACACCGGACACCTCG GTAACCGGCGTGTGGTGTACCGtatggaggagggggaggggcttCCTGATGGGATGACGGTGGATGCCGAAGGTCGTCTGTGGGTAGCATGCTACAATGGAGGACGAGTGATCAATGTGGACCCCGCCACTG GTGTGCGGCTGCAGACCGTCTCTTTGCCTGTGACGAAGACCACATCGTGCTGTTTCGGAGGTCCAGACTATTCTGACCTGTTTGTGACCTCAGCCAGTCTGGGCCTCGACCAATCAGAGAGCCAACGGCAGCCGCTGGCCGGAGCCACCTTCAGG gtgagaGGACTCGGGGTCAAAGGTCGACCTTCAAACTCATTTTCTGGGTGA